A window from Pseudomonas sp. MRSN 12121 encodes these proteins:
- a CDS encoding carbon-nitrogen hydrolase family protein, whose product MRVALYQCAPQPLDVAGNLQRLQKVAVEACGADLLVLPEMFLSGYNIGVEAVGALAEAQDGPSAQYIANVAQSAGIAILYGYPERADDGQIYNAVQLIDSRGQRLCNYRKTHLFGDLDRSMFSAGAGDFPLVELNGWKLGFLICYDIEFPENARRLALAGAELILVPTANMVPYDFIADVTVRSRAFENQCYVAYANYCGHEDDIHYCGQSSIAAPDGQRIALAGLDEALIAGTLDRRLMLDSRAANRYFHDRRPELYDDLNKR is encoded by the coding sequence ATGCGTGTCGCGCTTTATCAATGTGCCCCACAACCCCTGGATGTCGCCGGCAACCTGCAACGCCTGCAGAAAGTCGCCGTGGAAGCCTGCGGCGCCGATTTGCTGGTGCTGCCGGAAATGTTCCTCAGCGGCTACAACATTGGCGTGGAGGCCGTCGGCGCCCTCGCCGAAGCCCAGGACGGGCCCTCGGCGCAGTACATCGCCAACGTCGCGCAGTCGGCGGGTATCGCGATCCTGTACGGCTACCCGGAGCGCGCCGACGACGGCCAGATCTACAACGCCGTGCAACTGATCGACAGCCGCGGCCAGCGCCTGTGCAACTATCGCAAGACCCACCTGTTCGGCGATCTCGATCGCTCGATGTTCAGCGCCGGGGCGGGCGACTTCCCACTGGTGGAGCTCAATGGCTGGAAGCTCGGTTTCCTGATCTGCTACGACATCGAATTCCCGGAGAACGCCCGGCGCCTGGCGCTGGCCGGTGCCGAGCTGATCCTGGTGCCTACCGCCAACATGGTTCCCTACGATTTCATCGCCGATGTCACCGTGCGTTCGCGCGCCTTCGAAAACCAGTGCTATGTGGCCTACGCCAATTACTGCGGCCACGAAGACGACATCCACTACTGCGGCCAGAGCAGCATCGCCGCCCCCGATGGCCAGCGAATTGCCCTGGCCGGCCTGGACGAAGCCCTGATCGCCGGCACCCTGGACCGCCGGTTGATGCTCGATTCCCGCGCCGCCAACCGCTATTTCCACGACCGTCGCCCGGAGCTTTACGACGACCTGAACAAGCGTTGA
- the pqqF gene encoding pyrroloquinoline quinone biosynthesis protein PqqF: MPALNHPHPHRETLANGLRISLQHPPRLKRCAAALRVAAGSHDVPRAWPGLAHFLEHLLFLGTARFPAEQGLMAYVQRHGGQVNASTGERHTDFFFELPAADFPAGLERLADMLAHPRLSQEDQLREREVLHAEFIAWSRDAAAQRQLALLDGLSAAHPLRAFHAGNRYSLSVPRPAFQQALQGFYQTHYHSGQMTLSLTGPQPLDELRVLAQGFAAVLAVGEPRPQDAPPPLLVSAQQHYRQLDGRHLNLLFACEQLPMAAREALDFLCTWLGSGKAGGLLATLEERGLVEGLHAAPLYQFAGQALLHIQFTLTEQGATQTRQVSELLFDWLAFFSSQQDWSALREEYALLRQRQRQVAGALELARLNNEQLEPQLSAQGVTALKALLAQLQPASAGNSGIAWQLPAANPLLCSSAPPPRAGLIRGQTSAHRGLRTFAQDRLRQRRESSGMSFSPALADDAGEAALYLRWRLPEGLPHTLRDRLQGHLRELREDGRQAGVELALGISGNQCLLTLKGHPEPIPAMLQQALLALGQPGARFWHMPEPVAPAPLLPIRRLLQALPEFSLGLPIVRESLDEQGWQALWQEARWDGLAIGLGQAQGAIGAALGKAPGTADNQPSAPPSIAAQRHWHQIATAPGEQALLLCCPAPDTTLAQEAAWRLLGQLIQTPFYQRLRVELQLGYAVFSGVRQIDGQTALLFGVQSPSASSNEILGHIEAFLACLPELIEALDSAALDCLKTQLAAQFDARALPLPQLAELLWQGRLAGHPSDYLEQLQQEVMATTRQRLLLAADQLQKARGGWRCLANGPCPGAPWQAGD; this comes from the coding sequence ATGCCCGCGCTGAACCACCCTCACCCCCATCGGGAAACCCTGGCCAACGGCCTGCGGATTTCCTTGCAGCACCCCCCCCGATTGAAGCGTTGCGCGGCAGCCCTGCGGGTCGCGGCCGGCAGTCACGACGTACCGCGCGCCTGGCCCGGGCTGGCGCACTTTCTCGAACACCTGCTGTTTCTCGGCACCGCACGCTTTCCCGCGGAACAGGGGCTGATGGCCTATGTGCAACGCCACGGCGGCCAGGTGAACGCCAGTACCGGCGAGCGCCATACCGACTTTTTCTTCGAACTGCCCGCTGCGGACTTTCCCGCCGGGCTGGAGCGCCTGGCCGACATGCTGGCCCACCCGCGCCTGAGCCAGGAAGACCAGTTGCGTGAGCGGGAAGTGCTGCACGCGGAGTTCATCGCCTGGTCGCGGGACGCCGCGGCGCAACGGCAACTCGCCCTGCTCGACGGGCTGTCTGCGGCGCATCCACTGCGGGCATTCCACGCAGGGAACCGCTACAGCCTGAGCGTGCCGCGCCCGGCATTCCAGCAGGCATTGCAGGGCTTCTACCAAACTCACTACCACAGCGGGCAGATGACCCTGAGCCTGACCGGTCCGCAGCCGCTGGATGAACTCAGGGTCTTGGCCCAAGGCTTCGCCGCTGTCCTGGCCGTTGGTGAACCGCGTCCCCAGGATGCGCCTCCGCCCCTGTTGGTATCGGCGCAGCAGCATTATCGACAGCTCGACGGGCGCCACCTGAACCTGCTGTTCGCCTGCGAACAGCTGCCCATGGCCGCCCGCGAAGCGCTGGATTTTCTCTGCACCTGGCTGGGCTCCGGAAAAGCCGGCGGGCTGCTCGCCACACTGGAGGAGCGCGGCCTGGTCGAAGGCTTGCACGCCGCGCCGCTGTATCAGTTCGCCGGCCAAGCGCTGCTGCATATCCAGTTCACCTTGACCGAGCAGGGCGCAACCCAGACCCGGCAGGTGAGCGAGCTGCTCTTCGACTGGCTGGCCTTTTTCAGCAGCCAGCAGGACTGGTCCGCGCTGCGCGAGGAATACGCCTTGTTGCGCCAGCGCCAACGCCAGGTCGCCGGCGCACTGGAGCTGGCCCGGCTGAACAACGAGCAGTTGGAGCCACAGCTGTCCGCGCAGGGTGTCACGGCCCTCAAGGCCCTGCTGGCGCAGCTCCAGCCCGCGTCAGCCGGAAACAGCGGTATCGCTTGGCAACTGCCCGCGGCCAATCCGTTGCTGTGCAGTTCCGCACCGCCGCCCCGGGCGGGCCTGATTCGCGGGCAAACCAGCGCTCACCGCGGCCTGAGGACCTTTGCCCAGGATCGCCTGCGCCAGCGCCGCGAGTCGTCGGGCATGAGTTTCAGCCCCGCGCTCGCCGACGACGCCGGCGAAGCTGCCCTGTACCTGCGCTGGCGCCTGCCGGAAGGCTTGCCGCACACGCTGCGCGATCGCCTGCAAGGCCATCTGCGCGAGCTGCGGGAGGACGGCCGGCAAGCCGGCGTCGAACTGGCTTTGGGTATTTCGGGCAACCAGTGCCTGTTGACGCTCAAGGGCCATCCCGAACCCATACCGGCCATGCTCCAGCAGGCGCTGCTGGCGCTGGGACAACCTGGCGCGCGCTTCTGGCACATGCCCGAGCCTGTCGCTCCTGCCCCGCTGCTGCCGATCCGGCGCCTGCTCCAGGCGTTGCCCGAATTCAGCCTTGGCTTGCCCATAGTCCGGGAATCGTTGGACGAGCAGGGTTGGCAGGCCTTGTGGCAGGAGGCCCGCTGGGATGGCCTGGCCATCGGCCTGGGCCAGGCCCAGGGTGCCATCGGCGCCGCCTTGGGCAAGGCCCCGGGCACCGCCGATAACCAGCCTTCGGCCCCGCCCTCGATCGCCGCGCAACGGCATTGGCACCAGATCGCGACAGCCCCCGGCGAACAGGCGCTGCTGCTGTGTTGCCCGGCTCCCGACACCACGCTGGCGCAAGAGGCGGCCTGGCGCTTGCTCGGGCAACTGATCCAGACGCCGTTCTATCAGCGCCTGCGGGTCGAATTGCAACTGGGTTACGCGGTGTTCAGTGGAGTGCGGCAAATCGATGGCCAGACCGCGCTGCTGTTCGGCGTGCAATCGCCCAGCGCTTCATCGAACGAAATCCTCGGGCACATCGAGGCTTTCCTGGCGTGTTTGCCCGAACTGATCGAGGCGCTGGACAGCGCCGCCCTGGACTGCCTGAAAACGCAACTGGCCGCCCAGTTCGATGCCCGGGCGCTGCCTCTGCCGCAGCTGGCCGAACTGCTCTGGCAAGGCCGGCTGGCCGGTCACCCGTCGGATTACCTGGAGCAATTGCAACAGGAAGTGATGGCAACCACCCGGCAACGGCTGTTGCTCGCCGCCGACCAATTGCAAAAGGCCCGGGGCGGCTGGCGCTGCCTGGCCAACGGTCCCTGCCCGGGCGCGCCCTGGCAAGCGGGCGATTGA
- the pqqA gene encoding pyrroloquinoline quinone precursor peptide PqqA, with translation MTWSKPAYTDLRIGFEVTMYFASR, from the coding sequence ATGACCTGGTCCAAACCCGCTTACACCGACCTGCGCATCGGCTTTGAAGTCACCATGTACTTCGCCAGCCGTTGA